A window of the Streptomyces formicae genome harbors these coding sequences:
- a CDS encoding ATP-binding SpoIIE family protein phosphatase produces the protein MNFTRWSARLPGTQRRAAARVDRGSVPAARGEYDQRPGHSPDATGPGDATGAPDAAGTTDLTDAPMLEHFSVRELLGRLPALVALVHGPEHRVTYINDAYAAAFGPRPIGARAADACPEFAELGLLPLMDQVLRSGKPRTVKSRRVKGGGSYTVTCLPAEVPDAPGLPGASGLSGASGVPEVHGAPEGNGTGTGTGTGSGTGSGSDSGAVPGSGVLVFAADVTDHAEAAERLRASERRHRETAVTLQRSLLPQELEQPDDLRIAAEYRPGGTDAAVGGDWYDVITLGAGRTALVIGDVMGRGVRAAAVMGQLRTAVRAYARLDLPPHEVLQLLDGLAAEIDASQIATCVYAVHDPNEGRLVYASAGHLPILVRDADGTVHRAEEPTGPPLGTGGWIHTSGTIPLQPGSTAVLYTDGLIERRGEDIDEGVAALERALAGATGTPQVVCDRLIRSLGVTAEHDDDVAVLVLQHPTRTGTDAELFHNAALELLGGIEAAPRARAFASGVLASWRFPGELRDLGVLAASELVANSLQHGTPPMRLRLRRTDRRLIIEVTDGDDHLPRRRRAETEDEAGRGISIVATIASSWGSRRTPGGGKAVWCEFALPG, from the coding sequence GTGAACTTCACGCGTTGGAGCGCCCGGCTCCCCGGTACGCAGCGTCGCGCCGCAGCGAGGGTCGACCGCGGCTCCGTGCCCGCGGCCCGCGGTGAGTACGACCAGCGGCCGGGGCACTCGCCCGACGCCACCGGTCCCGGCGATGCCACAGGCGCCCCCGACGCCGCCGGCACGACGGACCTCACCGACGCACCCATGCTCGAACACTTCTCCGTGCGGGAGCTGCTCGGCCGGCTCCCCGCGCTCGTCGCCCTCGTCCACGGCCCCGAGCACCGCGTCACGTACATCAACGACGCGTACGCCGCGGCCTTCGGCCCCCGCCCCATCGGCGCCCGCGCCGCCGACGCGTGCCCCGAGTTCGCCGAGCTGGGCCTGCTCCCGCTCATGGACCAGGTGCTGCGCAGCGGAAAGCCCCGCACGGTGAAGTCCCGCCGCGTCAAGGGCGGCGGTTCGTACACGGTCACGTGCCTGCCCGCAGAAGTCCCCGATGCCCCCGGACTCCCCGGTGCCTCCGGACTCTCCGGTGCTTCCGGAGTCCCCGAAGTCCACGGCGCCCCGGAAGGCAACGGGACCGGGACCGGCACCGGGACCGGATCCGGGACCGGCTCTGGATCCGACTCGGGAGCGGTGCCCGGCTCCGGAGTGCTCGTCTTCGCCGCCGACGTCACCGACCACGCCGAGGCCGCCGAGCGGCTGCGCGCCAGCGAGCGCCGCCACCGTGAGACCGCCGTCACGCTCCAGCGCTCCCTCCTCCCGCAGGAGCTCGAACAGCCGGACGACCTCCGTATCGCGGCCGAGTACCGCCCGGGCGGTACGGACGCCGCGGTCGGCGGCGACTGGTACGACGTCATCACGCTCGGCGCCGGCCGCACCGCCCTCGTCATCGGAGACGTCATGGGCCGCGGTGTGCGCGCGGCCGCCGTCATGGGCCAGCTCCGCACCGCCGTCCGCGCCTATGCCCGCCTCGACCTCCCCCCGCACGAGGTGCTCCAGCTCCTCGACGGACTCGCCGCCGAGATCGACGCCAGCCAGATCGCCACCTGCGTGTACGCGGTCCACGACCCGAACGAGGGACGGCTCGTGTACGCGTCGGCGGGCCATCTGCCCATCCTCGTACGGGACGCGGACGGCACGGTCCATCGCGCCGAGGAGCCCACAGGACCCCCGCTCGGCACCGGAGGATGGATCCACACGTCCGGCACTATCCCGCTCCAGCCCGGCTCCACCGCCGTCCTCTACACGGACGGTCTCATCGAGCGGCGCGGGGAGGACATCGACGAAGGGGTCGCCGCGCTGGAGCGCGCGCTGGCCGGAGCGACCGGCACCCCCCAGGTGGTGTGCGACCGGCTGATCCGCTCCCTGGGCGTCACTGCGGAGCATGACGACGATGTCGCGGTCCTCGTCCTCCAGCACCCCACCCGTACGGGCACGGACGCGGAGCTCTTCCACAACGCCGCCCTGGAACTGCTCGGCGGCATCGAAGCGGCGCCCCGCGCGCGTGCGTTCGCATCGGGGGTGCTGGCGTCCTGGCGTTTCCCGGGCGAGCTGCGTGACCTGGGGGTGCTTGCCGCCAGTGAGCTCGTCGCGAACTCGCTCCAGCACGGCACCCCGCCCATGCGTCTGCGGCTCCGCCGCACCGACCGCCGCCTGATCATCGAGGTGACGGACGGGGACGACCATCTGCCGCGCCGCCGCCGCGCGGAAACGGAGGACGAGGCGGGCCGCGGCATCTCCATCGTCGCGACGATCGCCTCGTCCTGGGGCAGCCGCCGCACTCCCGGCGGCGGCAAAGCGGTGTGGTGCGAGTTCGCGCTCCCTGGCTAG
- a CDS encoding NAD(P)/FAD-dependent oxidoreductase encodes MVKAANSRGTTPGSSPRTRILIVGGGYVGMYTALRLQQKLKAELARGEVEMAVVTPEPYMTYQPFLPEAAAGAISPRHVVVPLRRVLGKCRILIGEVRSVDHAKRTATVATLATEEEGAGGVQLGYDELVIAPGSISRTLPVPGLALYGIGFKSVEEAIGLRNHVLEQMDIASSTREPALRDAALTFVFVGGGFAGVEALGELEDMARYATRYYHNIKPEDLKWVLVEATSRILPEVGEEMGTYAVRELRRRNIDVRLDTRLDSCENRVAVLSDGTRLPTRTVVWTAGVKPAPVLASTDLPLNERGRLKCTPRLTVEGVEHAWAAGDAAAVPDVTSKVPGAETAPNAQHAVRQTKVLAENVVASLRGQPLKEYAHAYVGSVASLGLHKGVAHVYGRKLKGYPAWLMHRVYHLSRMPTFNRKARILAEWTLSGLFKREIVSLGSLEHPRAEFELAAGAVPSRPLTRRHEDPPNGAKGRRQSRTGEDPGEG; translated from the coding sequence ATGGTGAAGGCTGCAAACTCCCGGGGCACGACCCCCGGCTCCTCGCCGCGCACGCGCATCCTCATCGTCGGCGGCGGCTACGTGGGGATGTACACGGCGCTCCGCCTCCAGCAGAAGCTCAAGGCCGAGCTGGCCCGTGGCGAGGTCGAGATGGCCGTCGTGACGCCAGAGCCGTACATGACGTACCAGCCCTTCCTCCCCGAAGCGGCGGCCGGCGCGATCTCACCCCGACACGTGGTGGTCCCCCTGCGCCGGGTCCTGGGCAAGTGCCGCATCCTCATCGGTGAGGTCAGATCCGTCGACCACGCCAAGCGGACCGCGACCGTCGCCACCCTCGCCACCGAGGAAGAGGGCGCGGGCGGGGTCCAGCTGGGCTACGACGAGCTGGTCATCGCACCCGGTTCGATCTCCCGCACCCTCCCGGTCCCCGGCCTCGCCCTGTACGGCATCGGCTTCAAGTCCGTCGAGGAGGCCATCGGCCTGCGCAACCACGTCCTCGAGCAGATGGACATCGCCTCGTCCACGCGCGAGCCCGCGCTGCGCGACGCGGCCCTCACCTTCGTCTTCGTGGGCGGCGGCTTCGCGGGCGTCGAAGCGCTGGGCGAGCTGGAGGACATGGCCCGCTACGCCACGCGCTACTACCACAACATCAAGCCGGAGGACCTGAAATGGGTCCTCGTCGAGGCGACCAGCCGCATCCTCCCCGAAGTCGGCGAGGAGATGGGCACGTACGCCGTCCGCGAGCTGCGCCGCCGCAACATCGACGTACGCCTCGACACCCGCCTCGACTCCTGCGAGAACCGGGTCGCCGTTCTCAGTGACGGCACCCGTCTGCCCACCCGCACGGTCGTGTGGACCGCCGGCGTCAAGCCCGCGCCCGTCCTCGCCTCCACCGACCTGCCGCTCAACGAACGCGGGCGCCTCAAGTGCACCCCCCGGCTCACCGTCGAGGGCGTCGAGCACGCCTGGGCGGCGGGCGACGCCGCGGCCGTACCGGACGTCACCTCGAAGGTGCCGGGCGCGGAGACGGCGCCGAACGCCCAGCACGCCGTCCGCCAGACCAAGGTGCTCGCCGAGAACGTCGTCGCCTCGCTGCGCGGACAGCCCCTCAAGGAGTACGCCCACGCGTACGTCGGATCCGTCGCCTCGCTCGGCCTGCACAAGGGCGTGGCGCATGTCTACGGCCGCAAGCTCAAGGGCTATCCGGCCTGGCTGATGCACCGGGTGTACCACCTCAGCCGCATGCCCACGTTCAACCGGAAGGCACGCATCCTGGCCGAGTGGACGCTCTCGGGCCTCTTCAAACGTGAGATCGTCTCGCTCGGCTCGCTGGAGCATCCGCGCGCCGAGTTCGAACTCGCCGCGGGCGCCGTTCCCTCCCGGCCCCTCACACGCCGTCACGAGGATCCGCCCAACGGCGCGAAGGGCCGGCGGCAGTCACGTACGGGGGAGGATCCCGGGGAGGGCTGA
- a CDS encoding TetR/AcrR family transcriptional regulator, translating into MHTQESHWQSAAASDGNGTRVGNGRATGSVTGSVTGAAGTAGLGAGAAGRSAPLRVDAQRNLEHVLRAAREVFGELGYGAPMEDVARRARVGVGTVYRRFPSKDVLVRRIAEEETSRLTEQARTALGQEEEPWSALSRFLRTSVASGAGRLLPPQVLRVGVDGDDPTVLPEAMPEAVTEVMGGAGQGAGRDGRGEARVPQQRQGFGGQPGLRVVGSRPETAAVQDDAGAGELLEVVGQLVERARAAGELRADVTVADVLLVIATAAPSLPDAAQQAAASARLLDILLEGLRSRPV; encoded by the coding sequence ATGCACACTCAGGAATCGCATTGGCAGTCCGCTGCCGCTTCCGACGGCAACGGCACGCGCGTGGGCAACGGGCGCGCGACGGGGTCGGTGACCGGATCAGTGACCGGAGCTGCGGGGACGGCAGGTCTGGGGGCCGGCGCGGCGGGGCGTTCGGCGCCGCTGCGCGTGGACGCCCAGCGGAATCTGGAGCATGTACTGCGCGCCGCGCGCGAGGTGTTCGGCGAGCTCGGATACGGCGCGCCGATGGAAGACGTGGCGCGCCGGGCGCGCGTCGGCGTCGGCACGGTCTACCGCCGTTTTCCCAGCAAGGACGTGCTGGTGCGGCGGATAGCCGAGGAGGAGACCTCCCGGCTCACCGAGCAGGCGCGCACGGCGCTTGGGCAGGAGGAGGAGCCGTGGTCGGCGCTCTCCCGCTTCCTGCGCACCTCGGTCGCGTCCGGCGCGGGGCGGCTGCTGCCGCCGCAGGTGCTGCGCGTCGGTGTGGACGGGGACGACCCGACGGTCCTGCCCGAGGCCATGCCGGAGGCCGTCACCGAGGTCATGGGGGGTGCCGGACAAGGTGCGGGCCGGGACGGCCGGGGCGAGGCGCGGGTGCCGCAGCAGCGGCAGGGTTTCGGCGGGCAGCCCGGCCTGCGGGTGGTCGGCTCCCGTCCCGAGACGGCGGCCGTGCAGGACGACGCGGGTGCGGGTGAACTGCTGGAGGTCGTGGGGCAGCTCGTCGAGCGGGCGCGGGCGGCAGGCGAGCTGCGGGCCGATGTCACGGTGGCCGATGTGCTGCTGGTGATAGCCACGGCGGCGCCGTCCTTGCCGGACGCGGCGCAGCAGGCCGCGGCCTCGGCACGGCTGCTGGACATCCTGCTTGAGGGTCTGCGGTCGCGGCCGGTGTAA
- a CDS encoding sigma-70 family RNA polymerase sigma factor: protein MSGNGRDEPLGGAPGAETGGAHRQVPSQGGPGHAMRAHGQSAGGAYAQDADASVPPQREGGNRASADGLPPSDADLVQRMRGGDSTAYAELFRRHSDAVRRYARTCCRDAHTADDLTAEVFARTLQAVRSGAGPEQAVRAYLLTTVRRVAATWMNSSKREQLVEDFAAFADQAARSSEVSDQDTLDLGADVRAMHEAEQSLALQAFRSLPERWQAVLWHTTVEEESPSKVAPLFGLTANATAVLASRAREGLKQAYLQAHVSTALTSGGDCARYADRLGVYARGGLRMRAERGLRKHLEECVKCRLAAGELEQVNAGIPALLPVAVIGWFAGGYSLKAAGIVAGGAAGAAGAGAAAASTGSAASGSGAAGSGSGASGGAAASEGLGAPAKAGLAAAAALAAAAGLAWALVGDPAPVPAEPEAKPPVSMPIAPQAPAPSPKPPAPPAPPAEEPAPPQEPSTGPVAQPVEQPEPPATEPTPPPSPEPPAAKPKPTPPPPPPPPSVYQVNELKFGTLGDHAEPEVRLAESSWLWKRWGMSIDGTRYEQGVSVHGKSSVTIDLNRQCTSYEALVGIDDLTLGTGSVRFSVYGDGARLWQSPVMHGGDAAVPVSVGIAGQKSIRLVVEPQKPSDTVTVADWAQPRISCA, encoded by the coding sequence ATGAGCGGTAACGGTCGGGACGAACCACTCGGCGGTGCCCCTGGGGCGGAGACCGGCGGAGCGCATCGCCAGGTTCCGAGCCAGGGCGGGCCGGGGCATGCCATGCGTGCGCACGGGCAGTCCGCCGGCGGAGCGTACGCGCAGGATGCCGACGCGAGCGTGCCGCCGCAGCGCGAGGGCGGCAACAGGGCGTCGGCCGACGGCCTGCCGCCGTCCGACGCCGACTTGGTCCAGCGGATGCGGGGTGGCGACAGCACCGCGTACGCGGAGTTGTTCCGCCGGCACTCGGACGCCGTGCGCCGGTACGCGCGCACGTGCTGCCGCGACGCGCACACGGCGGACGACCTGACCGCCGAGGTCTTCGCCCGCACGCTGCAAGCGGTACGGAGCGGGGCCGGGCCCGAGCAGGCCGTGCGCGCCTATCTGCTGACGACCGTGCGCCGCGTCGCCGCCACCTGGATGAACTCCTCGAAACGGGAGCAACTGGTCGAGGACTTCGCGGCCTTCGCCGACCAGGCCGCCCGCTCCTCCGAGGTCTCCGACCAGGACACCCTCGACCTCGGCGCGGACGTGCGGGCCATGCACGAGGCCGAGCAGTCGCTGGCCCTGCAGGCGTTCCGCTCGCTGCCCGAGCGATGGCAGGCGGTGCTCTGGCACACGACCGTCGAGGAGGAGTCGCCGAGCAAGGTGGCCCCGCTCTTCGGGCTCACCGCCAATGCCACAGCGGTACTGGCCAGCCGGGCCCGCGAGGGCCTCAAGCAGGCCTATCTGCAGGCCCATGTGAGCACCGCGCTCACCTCGGGCGGCGACTGCGCGCGGTACGCCGACCGGCTCGGGGTGTATGCCCGGGGCGGGCTGCGGATGCGGGCCGAGCGGGGGCTGCGCAAGCACCTGGAGGAGTGCGTCAAGTGCCGGCTGGCCGCGGGTGAGCTGGAGCAGGTCAACGCGGGCATCCCCGCGCTGCTGCCAGTCGCCGTCATCGGCTGGTTCGCCGGCGGGTACTCGCTCAAGGCCGCCGGGATCGTGGCAGGCGGGGCCGCGGGGGCGGCGGGAGCGGGTGCCGCCGCTGCCTCGACGGGGTCCGCCGCGTCCGGATCAGGTGCCGCCGGTTCCGGATCTGGGGCGTCCGGCGGGGCCGCGGCCTCGGAGGGCCTGGGCGCACCGGCCAAGGCCGGGCTCGCCGCGGCGGCGGCCCTCGCGGCGGCCGCCGGGCTGGCATGGGCGCTCGTCGGCGACCCCGCGCCCGTGCCGGCCGAGCCCGAGGCAAAGCCGCCCGTCTCGATGCCCATCGCACCGCAGGCGCCCGCCCCGTCGCCGAAGCCCCCGGCGCCGCCCGCGCCCCCGGCCGAGGAGCCGGCGCCGCCGCAGGAGCCGTCCACCGGCCCGGTCGCGCAGCCCGTGGAGCAGCCCGAGCCTCCGGCGACGGAGCCGACCCCGCCGCCGAGTCCTGAGCCGCCCGCGGCCAAGCCGAAGCCCACTCCGCCGCCCCCGCCACCCCCACCGTCCGTCTACCAGGTCAACGAGCTGAAGTTCGGCACCCTCGGCGACCACGCCGAGCCCGAAGTCCGGCTCGCGGAGAGCAGCTGGCTCTGGAAGCGCTGGGGCATGTCGATCGACGGCACCCGGTACGAGCAGGGCGTGTCGGTGCACGGCAAGTCCTCCGTGACGATCGACCTGAACCGGCAGTGCACCTCCTACGAGGCGCTGGTCGGCATCGACGATCTGACGCTGGGGACGGGCAGCGTGCGGTTCTCCGTGTACGGGGACGGGGCACGGCTGTGGCAGTCGCCCGTGATGCACGGCGGTGACGCGGCGGTCCCGGTGAGCGTCGGCATCGCGGGGCAGAAGTCGATCCGGCTCGTGGTGGAGCCGCAGAAGCCCTCCGACACGGTGACGGTCGCGGACTGGGCCCAGCCGCGGATCAGTTGCGCCTGA
- a CDS encoding asparagine synthase-related protein gives MRWLVGWSSIAASFGTAGTTATGSTDENRTVHPVGAQLLWGDPDPLWAVGDWRPDEVRVVTVDPFTRLAVLGCCAASDEELRVGLFAARGGALRHLTAWAGSYTAVVQVGRRITIAGDLAGARPVFYTPWANGTAYATAALPLADLIEAQLDIGHLAALLACPETPEALRDSTPYAGVKRIPPGHALILREGSREITGYEPVASLAVAAPEPEADRAMDAMRDALVDAVRARLTAPRHAPGVLPPDPGPVPGMGPAERRAARGAPAPGIGADLSGGSASATLALLAAGLPGVPGTVLGHGTGAGERLLAVTFNDLAAGEGREAELERARAIAENPRLHHVVVAAGEEALPYADLESGPLTDEPGPSLVLAERHRRRLAAGSADHLTGLAARQVLDAHPARLADLLMDRRRRPLLRPVSALAKAQGASAGSLLVPLTVYRAARRLARTPYRTGLEAAAAHLPSANRAVASVNGPVGASLAALAWSRPGPAARWLTGEALAEVSVRLTEAATRPTSVQRPGEARARAALTRAAADHRVLEQAAEVRSQRLHAPFLDNQVVRAARGLPEALRVQPGARATVLRSVLAGAGIHDLPPGWGAPSQAASTAATRTGLRLALPELLALFDTPLLADAGLVEARVVRGALRAASEGEPVPLDGLADLVSTELWLRRLLARRGTCWTGTAAPRRRAVASGVPPRPTLRA, from the coding sequence ATGCGGTGGCTGGTGGGATGGAGCAGTATCGCCGCAAGCTTCGGCACGGCGGGGACGACAGCCACCGGATCCACTGACGAGAACCGCACCGTCCACCCCGTCGGCGCCCAGCTGCTGTGGGGCGACCCCGATCCGCTGTGGGCCGTCGGCGACTGGCGTCCCGACGAGGTGCGCGTCGTCACCGTCGACCCCTTCACCCGCCTCGCCGTGCTGGGGTGCTGCGCCGCCAGCGACGAGGAGCTGCGCGTCGGGCTCTTCGCCGCCCGCGGCGGCGCGCTGCGGCATCTCACGGCCTGGGCAGGCAGCTACACGGCCGTCGTGCAGGTCGGCCGCCGCATCACCATCGCCGGTGATCTCGCCGGCGCGCGGCCCGTCTTCTACACGCCCTGGGCGAACGGCACGGCGTACGCCACCGCGGCGCTGCCCTTGGCCGACCTCATCGAGGCCCAGCTCGACATCGGTCACCTCGCCGCGCTGCTCGCCTGCCCCGAGACCCCGGAGGCGCTGCGCGACTCCACCCCGTACGCCGGCGTCAAGCGCATCCCGCCCGGGCACGCGCTGATCCTGCGCGAGGGCTCCCGCGAGATCACGGGGTACGAACCGGTCGCCTCGCTCGCCGTCGCCGCGCCCGAGCCCGAGGCGGACCGGGCGATGGACGCCATGCGGGACGCGCTCGTCGACGCCGTACGCGCCCGGCTCACCGCGCCCCGGCACGCGCCGGGGGTGCTGCCGCCCGACCCCGGTCCCGTTCCCGGGATGGGCCCGGCGGAACGGCGCGCGGCACGCGGCGCGCCCGCGCCCGGCATCGGCGCCGACCTGTCCGGAGGCAGCGCCTCCGCCACGCTTGCCCTGCTCGCCGCCGGGTTGCCCGGGGTGCCGGGCACGGTACTCGGGCACGGCACCGGCGCGGGGGAACGGCTGCTGGCCGTCACCTTCAACGACCTGGCCGCGGGGGAGGGGCGGGAGGCCGAGCTGGAACGGGCCAGGGCCATCGCGGAGAACCCCCGGCTCCACCACGTCGTCGTCGCGGCGGGCGAAGAAGCGCTCCCCTACGCCGACCTGGAGTCCGGGCCGCTGACGGACGAACCCGGCCCGTCCCTGGTGCTGGCCGAACGCCACCGGCGCCGCCTCGCCGCCGGCAGCGCCGACCACCTCACGGGGCTCGCCGCACGACAGGTCCTCGACGCGCACCCGGCGCGGCTGGCGGACCTCCTGATGGACCGCCGACGGCGGCCGCTGCTCCGGCCCGTCTCGGCGCTGGCCAAGGCCCAGGGGGCGTCGGCGGGGTCGCTGCTCGTCCCGCTGACCGTCTACCGGGCGGCGCGGCGGCTGGCGCGTACGCCGTACCGGACCGGGCTGGAGGCAGCGGCGGCGCACCTGCCATCCGCGAACCGGGCCGTCGCCTCGGTGAACGGGCCCGTGGGCGCTTCCCTGGCGGCCCTTGCCTGGTCCCGGCCGGGGCCCGCCGCGCGCTGGCTCACGGGGGAGGCGCTCGCCGAAGTATCGGTTCGGCTGACGGAGGCGGCGACCCGGCCGACGTCGGTGCAACGGCCCGGCGAGGCGCGGGCGCGCGCCGCGCTGACCCGCGCCGCGGCGGACCACCGGGTGCTGGAGCAGGCGGCGGAGGTACGCAGCCAGCGGCTGCACGCACCCTTTCTCGACAACCAGGTCGTACGGGCCGCACGCGGCCTCCCCGAGGCGCTGCGGGTGCAGCCGGGGGCGCGGGCGACGGTGCTGCGATCGGTGCTGGCGGGGGCGGGGATCCACGACCTGCCGCCGGGCTGGGGCGCGCCGTCCCAGGCGGCGTCGACGGCGGCGACACGGACTGGCCTGCGGCTCGCGCTGCCCGAACTGCTCGCCCTGTTCGACACGCCGCTGCTCGCCGACGCGGGTCTGGTGGAGGCACGGGTCGTCCGCGGCGCGCTGCGCGCGGCGTCGGAGGGCGAGCCGGTCCCGCTGGACGGCCTCGCTGACCTGGTCTCCACGGAGCTCTGGCTCCGCCGCCTCCTGGCCCGCCGCGGCACCTGCTGGACGGGCACGGCGGCACCACGCCGGCGCGCGGTGGCGTCGGGGGTACCGCCGAGGCCGACGCTGCGGGCGTAG
- a CDS encoding MFS transporter produces the protein MSREQRGPNDKLGTVLALAGISNAGLARRVNDLGAQRGLTLRYDKTSVARWVSKGMVPQGAAPHLIAAAIGQKLGRPVPLHEIGLADADPAPEVGLAFPRDVGEAVRSATELYRLDLAGRRAGGGGIWQSLAGSFSVSAYATPASRWLITPADPSVERHVERHVQRHVERSVEQNADHFPGDTDVTPDSADSAASDGAATDPAADGVTDDGLVRVGHTDVAKLREAAEDARRWDSKYGGGDWRSSMVPECLRVDAAPLLLGSYSDEVGRALFGATAELTRLAGWMAFDTGQQEAAQRYYIQALRLARAAADVPLGGYVLASMSLQATYRGFADEGVDLAQAAVERNRGLATARTMSFFRLVEARAHAKANDAAAAGAALKAAESWLERARKGDADPSWLGFYSYDRFAADAAECYRDLKAPRQVRRFTEQALSRPTEEFVRSHGLRLVVSAVAELESGNLDAACAAGTRAVEVAGRISSARTTEYVRDLLHRLEPYGDEPRVAELRERARPLLMAPA, from the coding sequence ATGTCCAGGGAGCAACGCGGGCCGAACGACAAGCTCGGCACCGTTCTCGCCCTCGCGGGAATCAGCAACGCCGGCCTCGCCCGGCGGGTCAACGACCTCGGCGCGCAGCGCGGTCTGACCCTTCGTTACGACAAGACGTCGGTGGCCAGGTGGGTGTCGAAGGGCATGGTGCCGCAGGGCGCCGCGCCCCATCTCATCGCCGCCGCCATCGGGCAGAAGCTGGGCCGCCCGGTGCCGCTGCACGAGATCGGTCTCGCGGACGCAGACCCCGCCCCCGAGGTCGGGCTCGCCTTCCCACGGGACGTGGGTGAGGCGGTCAGGTCGGCCACGGAGCTGTACCGGCTGGATCTGGCCGGGCGGCGCGCGGGCGGCGGCGGGATCTGGCAGTCGCTGGCCGGTTCGTTCTCGGTGAGCGCGTACGCCACCCCCGCGTCCCGCTGGCTGATCACCCCCGCCGATCCGTCGGTCGAGCGGCACGTCGAGCGGCATGTCCAGCGGCACGTCGAGCGGAGCGTCGAGCAGAATGCGGACCATTTCCCCGGGGACACCGACGTCACCCCCGACTCCGCCGACTCCGCCGCCTCCGACGGGGCGGCGACGGACCCCGCCGCCGACGGCGTCACTGACGACGGCCTGGTCCGCGTCGGCCACACCGACGTCGCCAAGCTGCGCGAGGCCGCCGAGGACGCCCGCCGCTGGGACTCCAAGTACGGCGGCGGGGACTGGCGTTCCTCGATGGTCCCCGAGTGCTTACGGGTCGACGCGGCGCCGCTGCTCCTCGGTTCGTACTCGGACGAGGTCGGCAGGGCGCTCTTCGGCGCGACCGCGGAGCTGACCCGGCTGGCGGGCTGGATGGCCTTCGACACCGGCCAGCAGGAGGCGGCGCAGCGGTACTACATCCAGGCGCTGCGCCTCGCCCGCGCAGCCGCCGACGTCCCCCTCGGGGGGTACGTACTGGCCTCGATGTCGCTGCAGGCGACCTACCGGGGCTTCGCCGACGAGGGCGTGGACCTGGCCCAGGCCGCCGTGGAGCGCAACCGCGGACTGGCCACCGCCCGCACGATGAGCTTCTTCCGGCTGGTCGAGGCGCGCGCACACGCGAAGGCGAACGACGCAGCAGCGGCCGGTGCGGCGCTGAAGGCCGCGGAGAGCTGGCTGGAGCGGGCCAGGAAGGGCGACGCCGACCCGTCCTGGCTGGGCTTCTACTCGTACGACCGGTTCGCCGCCGACGCCGCCGAGTGCTATCGCGACCTGAAGGCGCCGCGCCAGGTGCGCCGCTTCACGGAGCAGGCGCTGTCCCGCCCCACGGAGGAGTTCGTGCGGTCGCACGGGCTGCGGCTGGTGGTGAGCGCCGTGGCCGAGCTGGAGTCGGGCAACCTCGACGCCGCGTGCGCGGCGGGCACCCGCGCGGTGGAGGTCGCGGGCCGGATCTCGTCCGCGCGTACGACGGAGTACGTACGGGACCTGCTGCACCGGCTGGAGCCGTACGGCGACGAGCCGCGCGTGGCGGAGCTGAGGGAGCGGGCACGGCCGCTGCTGATGGCACCAGCGTGA